The genomic stretch GGTATTGAATTAGAGTCCAACTTACGAGACCGAGAGGGAGGTGAGTTGGGGTGACTAGCTAGTGTTCTATTATGAGCCCGAGAGGGAAttagtaggcgaattagaggcgtttcCCCTTAATTAACACGTCTCCTTGACAACTAATTGACGGATTTATAGCAAATGAACATGTTGGTGGATAAAATTGGATCATAGGCCTTTCTTTAGTGCTTAGaccattattatttatattacttGCTTTCATACTTTAGTTAGttattaatttagttaattagtttaatatCAACCAATTTCATGATTCACGTAGCTAACTTATAATTTAAGACAAAACTAGTACTCAAacttgatctccttgtggttcgacctcgactaccctactacattagtttagTTGACAATAATTGTTTGATTGGGGGAGTGTGACAAACCCCACTATCAATATATATTAAacttcgaaataattaatttaataaggaAGTTctgaataaaatattattataaacatGGGGTGTTATAGCGTGATTGGTTATTGTTGTAAGCGGATTCGCTAGAGGTAGATAGAGCAGGAGCTCAGCAAGGTAGCCTTAACCCAGACCCAATCACAATTAGGTCTAGGTCAATGGCTATGACAGGAGGCCAAGACAACCTTAACTCAGCTAGTCCAAGGCCAAGACCAGTCATAACAAGGTCCAAGTCTATGGCTCCTGGATTTCATCCTGGTTCAGTCCCAGCTCCCACCCCATCCTAAACCAGTTCAAGTAGCAACATCTTGTACATAAACATGCCTCATAATGGTCATATCCATCCTAAACATCAATTTAATATCCATGTTTAAGCAGGAACAGACAATTCTACAGCTCAGCAGGAACATGTGATCATAAGGCAATTcattcctttttcttttgatCAGGCATCTCTAGATGACTTATGAGGGAGTTGATTTTACCTTATATTAGTTCAGGAAGGGTCAACAACCAAGCCAACAAATGTCCACATCATCATAACTCACCTGCAGCAACCAATCAAGAGGACTGAACTACTTTATGCTTTATTGCTTTATCAGTTTGTCTTTTTGTGTTGTAATTTCCTAAAACTTTCTAGATGTTATTTTGTATGGTAGTAAGGCCAATATGAGCCACAGAGATCCTTGTAAACTTTAAGATCAAGTgaccttggtctatataaacccaGGGACACCAACAATGAGAAACAAATTGCCTTTAAAATTATATCAGATTTTCTGAACTTTGTTTCTGAAATCACATCTCTTGGCTGTGTGCTTGAGATcacttctttgcttagtgctggaAAAGTGAATTCTTGATCCTTTGTTGTGTTCTGGGGTCTAATTCACACCCTTAACTCATCGGCTTTGTGCTTTGAGTAAGGTTCTATCAATTCCACGGTCATTCACAACAATTTTAGAAAACCTGTGAGAACAGTCATCTTACGGAGCATTTAAAAAATACTTAGACTCAATTAAAAATCACCAAAATTTACTCATATTTAGTATTTATATTAAACTTATTTGTCACAAATTTTCAGGATTTTAGGACTCCATTTACTATTTTTATTTAATTCTGATATTTAATTGCACCCGGGTGATTTAGTTTGAGTTTTGAGATCTTTTATGTAATTTGAGTCAATTAATCCTATAATTACAGTCCAGTAAGGTTCCATACTCAGTTCAGTTTGTATGTGAATTTATGTGTTTAATCTGTTTATGATATTCGTATAATATGATTGTAGTTAACAGTTGTGTTTCTAGTACTATGGGTTGGTGATTGTGTTTGTGAAGCAATATCGGGAGATTAGCTTCACCCCAGTATCGCTCCTTGTTACGCCCGGACACaagaaggatgtgcacattaaggatctGGGTTACTCCCTGCGGGGGCGGTGGTGTTCCGTGGTGCGGTCCAGACACAAGTAGAGATCTGGCTGACTCGCTGCAGTGAGGGCCTAAGTGTTCCTGCTGCGATCGATCACTTGCATAAGCATGTGTCTATCTCAGTGCCTAATCTATATGGGATTGTTGAGTTTCATGTTGGCAAGTTGGGGATGATCTATTAACTAGGTTATATTGTCAGGGGCGGTTCTTGGGGGGCAGCCGCACCCCCCCAAAgtcagaaataaataaattattgtgCAATATATTTCAATGTTATTTGTTTGGTTCAGTGGTAAGAAGCATTTATTCTAACctagaggtcatgggttcgatcacTACAACCAACAAATTCtgtgttttttttcttttaattatttttcacCTATCGTTGTACAAAATAGgcctaataaataattaaatactcTCTCCCTAATATAACAAGTAGTTTTAGTATTGTAATTATAAAATTCTTGATAAATATGTCCATCATTATTAAAAAAATTACCAAAAAGAATAATTTGTTTGgtatataataaatgttttttcCGTATTCTAATTTTGCGTCAGTTTGATAGCCTTGTATTAAAAAAATCCTTTAAAAAAAGACATCCTTTAAGAAAGACTTATGTGAAATGTATGAaattttattatattaatattgatTTCGCCGCCACGTACTAAAAGTCTTttgattttgtaaaatttccGCACCCCCTCTGTTCAATCCCTAGAGCCGCCACTGTATATTGTTGTATTATTTCTATGTCCTGATTATCTGTAGTAGCTGTTACTGATCTTGTGTGCGCTTTGTTGTTTGTTCCTTTTTCTTGTTTCCTGTGATCTATTTGATGTTGCTGCCAAATGGTGAAAATTGAGTTTTAACGGATATTCTTGTGGTTGCTATGAGCTGCTGTCAGGTTGGTTAAATAACGCGTGACGTCACCGAGTCTCATTTAGTTCAAATGACGGTTATATTGGTTAAGTGTATTTCCACTTCTAAATATTTGAAATTGGGTTCAAGTCGTAAATGATTATCAAGTTTTAATTGTTATAATTTGTTAAACTGTTCTTTCATGGTCTTATAAATTAAGTGTATAGTCTATTAACTGCATACATTTACGAGACGGTATTAATTTTATTGTCAAACAATAGGAAACTATAGATTCATATTCTTTCTATGAATGTTCTTTATCAATAAAATCATCTTACAATCTATCCTTATATTAaagccttgttcttttggacttaattttgctaaacttttctgaacttaacttatatgaTCTGCACTTTTCTGAACTTCTTGGACATGAACTTctattgaacttataggatctgaactgaacttgattttgctgaacttttctgaactgaatttataggatctgaactgaacttataggtcTTGAACTTTTATGAGTTgtacttataggatctaaacttAACTTGAATTAATTTCACTTAACTTAATTATTATTGTCTTTACTTTTTAAAAATATtattgacaaaaaaaaatatatattgtgtgaaacacaaaataagataataaaattctctctttatatatattattttgttCACGTGTTACATTTTTTTTAACCATCTATTTTGCATCTTATCCCTTTCTTCATCTCTTTCTTCTTCATCTCAATCTTCCTCACCAAATATTTGTCCTAATAAATATAATTGTACATCTAACCCAAAGATTAGTGCTACTTCAAAAATTCTGGGTAAACTATCAATACTATTTTAGGTAAACTATCAATACTTTTATAGAATAATTTTCTAGAAAGTAACCGAAACAACCTTAATTATGATATAAGTTATTCTCCTATGTCaacaaaaaaaaccctaattatgATATGTATCTGAACATGGAAACACAAAATGGCATTTTAGGTAAACTATCAAGACTATTTATAGAATAATTTACTAGAAAACATGCTAGTCGATCAAATAAGTCATAATGGCTCAAACAACAATTTTTTCGTTACATATTGTATTATCCTTGATATCTCTTATTTCAAAAATCAATGGCTTATCACTCAAAATGATTCCAATAGACTCGCCACATTTACAGATATTACCTAAACATGTCACGGTCCAATAAAGGCATCAATTCCTCATTAACATATCTATGTCACGGGTGACCAATTATAACCTAAGACTAACTACCAATGGTCTCAAGTCTTCGGTTCAATTGGCGAGAATAAGTTATTATGTTACGAAACTCCCATTGGGGACTCGTTAGGGACTATTATCTCCTTTTATGATCATTGACACCGCTTGTGATGAAACTTGGGTTCAGTGAGAAGGTTGCAACCCTTGTATTCAATCAAAATAGAAAAATTTTAACTACAAGATATCCCCTAGTTTTAGGCGAATGAGTGTAGACGATCCATTGTGTAACCCACGATTAACCAATGAGGGATCGTGTGGCTTAGATATCACCTATATGAGTTCACAACATGCCTTTGGTTTGGTTGGAAGAGATGTCGCTTATTTTCAGGATGCAATAACTGGAGAAAGTGTCCCATTTCAAGGTTTTGCATTCGGCTGTGCCCTAAAAAATGAAGGGTTTCACTTTTATAAGAATATGCGTGAAAATATTATAGTTGGTGTACATGGGTTGGCACTTGGTCCTAGATCGTTCTTATCACAACACAATAATCAAATTAAAGGTCGATTTTCTTATTGTCTAGCTGCTGATTCAGGAATATCAAACATGTATTTCGGTGATGAAGCACAAATTAGTGGAGATGCTAGTAGGGACGTTAAAACAATCGCTATGAAAACGTTTTTGAGCTATCATGTGTATTTAAATGCAATTAGTGTAGATGGAATTAGAATATCGATCGATCCAACTATCTTCGAATTGGATCCAATAGGCCATACGAAGGGTTTTTTTGTCGACTCCGGTGCACCATATACTTACTTAGTAAGAAGCGCATTTAACCCTATTAAAGACGTTGTGGCCAAGTACTTTAAAGATAAATACGGTTGGCAACATGTACCTTTGCGGCCTGATCTTTGTTACGAAACGTACCCCATTGATGTTCAGAGGTTTCCTTGCGTTGTTTTCCATTTCACAGGGATCGGACAACAAGGAGAGGTCGATTGGGTTATGGACAATAATTATTTATTCAAAAAGAAAAATCAAGGATTTTGTATGACTATATATAGTGTTGATGATCCAGGTCCTTGCTTGTTAGGAGCGTATCAAGGCTATCAACCGATCAATTTTAAGATTTTATTTGATGTTGCTAATGGTCTTTTGTCCTTTATACCTCAAATGTGTCATGAAGCTAGTTTCTAGCTTTTGTAAGTTTTCTACTTGGTATGTCACATTTGGTAAATTATTAGATTTACAAAAGCTATTTGGTAAATCATGGGGTTCGGGTAACATAACTCCAGATCCTAGTTTTGTTAATGTTCCATCGATAGATTATAGCATAAACCTACTACACAAGCACCAATCACTTTCTTCCTAACTTGAGTGACTTTTTTTTTCCGATAAAATATAagatttattaaatataaccgtagAATAGTGcgctcatttaaaaaaaaaaaaaattagatatAGCCAGGGATTACAAAAACAAGTAAAATACATAACTAAACACATTATCAAGCTAATCAAAAGGAGTTATGGATGATCTTGTTAGTCCATTTCAAAGTGCTTTTGTCCCTAATAGAAGTATTGCAGATAATATTGTCATTGCCCAAGAAATACTTCATACCATAAATCATAGGAAATATGGCAAGAAGGGAATGATGGCTTTAAAGGCGGATATGAGTAAAGCCTATGATAGGTTGAACTGGAATTTTATAAGAGGGGTGCTCTCTTACTTAAATTTGTCGGGCTCTATGGTTCAGCTTATTATGAGTACTATTGAATCTGTTTCTTATGAAATTTTGTTAAATGGTGCTCCTATGGAAAAAGTTGAACCTTGTTGTGGAATTAGGCAAGGTGATCCTTTATCCCCTTATATATTCGCGCTTTGCACGGAAGTCCTATCTCAAATGATTCTCTACGCTCAGGATGACAATCTCATTAAGGGTATCAAAATTTGCAAGAACGGATCGGAAATCTCCCATTTATTGTTTGCAGATGATTCTCTCTTCTTTATTCGAGGTGACTTGGGGATTTGGACTTTCTTATGAACATTATCGATGAGTACTGTGTTGCCTCTGGGCAATGCCTTAATAAAGATAAGTCCTGTTTACTTTTCAGTCCAAATTGCTCACTTATGACGGTCAAGAAATGCTTGACTGAGTTTAAATTTGCCCCCAAGCATGATCTTGGCAACTATCTTGGCTTACCAACGAGTATTGGGTCTTCTAAGAGGGAGTTATTTAAATTTCTTGTTGACAAGACTAAGCGAAGGCTTTCCTCCTGGAACAACATTCTTCTATCTTCGGCTGGTAAATTGACTCTCATTCGTTCTGTTCTCTCTTCACTATCTCTTTTCTCTCTATCGGTATTTCGCATACCGGTAAGTGTAACATCTAAGCTTCAGTTCTTGATGGTGCATTTTTGGTGGAGTGGAACTAGAACAAATAAGTCCATTCATTGGTGTAGTAAAGAATTCCTTAGTAGGCCTGTGGGAGAAGGGGGTCTTGGACTTCGCAATATCGGGTGTTTTAACCAAGCTCTTCTGGCCAAGTCTGCTTGGAGAATCTTATGTGTTCCGGGAAGCCTTATTAGTAAAGTTATTGGTCCCAAGCTTGGTGTTCAAGATGATATTTTATTCCAGAACCGTTGGAAGGCTCCCCATGCTTCGTCATGGGCTTTAAAAAGCCTTGTCTGGGGCTCCGATCTtatctgttccgggtgtaattccagagcagatatttgtcaccactcgtagctcgtagaatgatgtctttgctagaatcctcctctcggtctcctgaaacgatgaacaaactgagggctcggctttggaccgagcgaactcactccgacgctcaagtcagttaacttagagataagttgttgcttggctaaatgtatatattgtagagagataaggaagatattaccagatgaatagtgattcttaggttagattatggatcatttcctcaatgagggttgaggagtatttatagactttcaccttttgtcacgtagtggccaagtggccaagtggctagcaggcggaaagaccgttctaccctcggccgatggacctatggcaggccgaccgaggggtcttggatatgagtacgctatatgtgccccggctggctagttgtcccagccgagacccaggtgac from Silene latifolia isolate original U9 population chromosome 2, ASM4854445v1, whole genome shotgun sequence encodes the following:
- the LOC141641451 gene encoding aspartic proteinase nepenthesin-1-like — protein: MSVDDPLCNPRLTNEGSCGLDITYMSSQHAFGLVGRDVAYFQDAITGESVPFQGFAFGCALKNEGFHFYKNMRENIIVGVHGLALGPRSFLSQHNNQIKGRFSYCLAADSGISNMYFGDEAQISGDASRDVKTIAMKTFLSYHVYLNAISVDGIRISIDPTIFELDPIGHTKGFFVDSGAPYTYLVRSAFNPIKDVVAKYFKDKYGWQHVPLRPDLCYETYPIDVQRFPCVVFHFTGIGQQGEVDWVMDNNYLFKKKNQGFCMTIYSVDDPGPCLLGAYQGYQPINFKILFDVANGLLSFIPQMCHEASF